The following coding sequences lie in one Thermosulfuriphilus ammonigenes genomic window:
- the argH gene encoding argininosuccinate lyase produces the protein MSKEKPWAGRFKEKTARSVEEFTVSVEFDSRLAYWDILGSKVHARMLARQGIISEEDAQKIIEGLEKIWREIESGRFRWRSELEDVHMNIEAALIELIGPAGARLHTARSRNDQVATDVRLYLRDEIDDLCRRLQGLQQALVDKAEENIQVIMPGFTHLQHAQPILFAHHLMAYFEMFQRDRERLADCRRRLNYCPLGSAALAGTGFPVDRHFVARELGFTAPCANSLDAVSDRDFIIEFLGAAALIMMHLSRLSEELILWMSSEFAFVDLPDAYCTGSSIMPQKKNPDVPELIRGKSGRVFGHLLSLLTTMKALPLAYNRDMQEDKEPLFDTVDTVKTAVAIMGEIVAHLKPRPERMREVCEEGFLTATDLADYLVEKGLAFREAHAVAGRVVAYALERGRRLWELSLEELRRFSELIDEDLLERLSIEGSVARRNSFGGTAPERVKEAIASARTRLSQDET, from the coding sequence ATGAGCAAAGAGAAACCCTGGGCCGGCCGCTTTAAGGAGAAGACGGCCCGTTCGGTAGAGGAGTTTACTGTTTCGGTGGAGTTTGACTCCCGTCTGGCCTACTGGGACATCTTAGGCAGTAAGGTCCATGCCAGGATGCTGGCCAGGCAGGGAATCATCTCCGAGGAAGATGCCCAGAAGATCATTGAGGGTCTGGAGAAAATCTGGCGGGAGATCGAAAGCGGACGTTTCCGTTGGCGCTCGGAGCTTGAAGACGTCCATATGAATATTGAGGCCGCCCTGATCGAGCTCATTGGCCCTGCCGGGGCCAGGCTTCATACGGCCCGCTCTCGTAATGATCAGGTGGCAACCGATGTTCGTCTATACCTCCGGGATGAGATCGACGATCTTTGTCGGCGGCTCCAGGGCCTGCAGCAGGCCTTGGTGGATAAGGCTGAGGAGAATATTCAGGTGATTATGCCTGGGTTTACCCATCTTCAGCACGCCCAGCCCATTCTTTTTGCCCACCACCTGATGGCCTATTTTGAGATGTTCCAGCGTGATCGGGAACGTCTGGCCGACTGTCGCCGCCGGCTTAACTATTGCCCTCTGGGGTCGGCGGCCCTGGCTGGAACTGGCTTTCCTGTTGATCGCCACTTTGTGGCCCGCGAGCTGGGGTTCACGGCCCCCTGTGCTAACAGTCTGGATGCCGTCTCTGACCGGGATTTCATTATTGAGTTTTTGGGGGCGGCAGCCCTGATAATGATGCACCTTTCCCGACTCAGTGAAGAGCTTATCCTCTGGATGAGCTCGGAGTTTGCCTTTGTGGATCTCCCGGACGCCTACTGTACCGGGAGCTCCATTATGCCCCAGAAAAAAAACCCCGATGTTCCAGAACTTATCCGCGGAAAATCTGGGCGGGTCTTCGGCCATCTCCTCTCTCTTCTTACCACCATGAAGGCCCTGCCCCTGGCTTACAATCGAGACATGCAGGAGGACAAGGAGCCCCTTTTTGATACCGTAGATACCGTCAAGACCGCTGTGGCCATCATGGGCGAAATTGTGGCTCACCTTAAGCCCCGGCCGGAACGAATGCGAGAGGTCTGTGAAGAGGGGTTTCTTACCGCCACGGATCTGGCAGACTACTTGGTGGAGAAGGGGCTGGCCTTCAGGGAGGCCCACGCTGTAGCCGGAAGGGTTGTTGCCTACGCCCTAGAGAGGGGACGACGGCTCTGGGAGCTGAGTCTTGAGGAGTTGCGTCGCTTCTCCGAGCTTATTGACGAAGATCTGCTGGAGCGTCTCTCCATCGAGGGATCGGTGGCCAGGAGAAACTCCTTTGGTGGGACGGCCCCTGAGCGGGTAAAAGAGGCCATCGCTTCGGCTCGAACCAGACTTAGCCAGGATGAGACTTAG
- the trpC gene encoding indole-3-glycerol phosphate synthase TrpC, which yields MTILEEILAQKELEVAALKARGLSQPEVLPEVRPFKEALVRPGISIIAEIKRASPSKGLIAADFDPVAIARDYEAGGAAAISVLTDKKYFKGSLAYIPQVKRAVTLPILRKDFIIDEIQIEEARYAGADAVLLIVAALSPRRLSELLACVRKWGLEALVEVHDASELSVAISAGAEIVGINNRNLKDFTVDIETTVRLRPLIPQGVVVVSESGLKGREDIQRLEEVGVDAALIGESLMREKNRVAKLRELLGKGREAT from the coding sequence ATGACTATCTTAGAAGAGATTTTGGCCCAAAAAGAGCTAGAGGTGGCCGCTCTTAAGGCTCGAGGGCTCAGTCAGCCGGAGGTCCTTCCGGAGGTTCGGCCCTTTAAGGAGGCCCTTGTTCGGCCTGGGATCTCCATTATCGCCGAGATCAAAAGGGCCTCTCCTTCCAAGGGGCTCATCGCCGCAGATTTTGATCCTGTGGCCATCGCCAGAGACTATGAAGCCGGCGGCGCGGCGGCTATTTCCGTCCTTACCGATAAAAAATACTTTAAGGGTTCCTTGGCCTATATTCCCCAGGTAAAGAGGGCTGTCACCCTTCCCATCTTGCGTAAAGACTTCATCATTGATGAAATCCAGATCGAAGAGGCCCGCTACGCTGGTGCTGACGCGGTGCTTCTGATTGTTGCCGCCCTTTCGCCGAGGAGGTTATCTGAACTCCTGGCCTGTGTCAGGAAGTGGGGGCTTGAGGCCCTGGTTGAAGTGCATGATGCCAGCGAACTCTCGGTGGCCATTTCCGCCGGTGCAGAGATCGTGGGGATTAACAACCGCAATCTTAAGGATTTTACCGTGGACATAGAGACAACTGTCCGCCTGAGACCCCTGATCCCTCAAGGGGTAGTGGTGGTCAGCGAAAGCGGCCTGAAAGGTCGGGAGGATATCCAGCGGCTTGAGGAGGTAGGCGTTGATGCCGCCCTTATTGGAGAGTCCCTGATGAGGGAGAAGAATCGAGTGGCCAAGTTGAGAGAGCTTCTGGGAAAGGGCAGGGAGGCGACATGA